A stretch of the Lineus longissimus chromosome 12, tnLinLong1.2, whole genome shotgun sequence genome encodes the following:
- the LOC135497080 gene encoding ATP-dependent DNA/RNA helicase DHX36-like isoform X2 produces the protein MLQLFRLQTAKVQSEFWSLQAKYVLAGIGNFYTLSRGDFGQMDRYSGGRGGGGRYEEGSLFDYKDRRGRGSRRGRGGRKYGNKTRRPPLTPEQEEERAKERERQGGPPRGLRGRDIGMWYASRGRAKNKERERLERPEITIGRDKLRNLSRMVDSFKDDDAGYKPRLSHSARPRNVPSSSAGSSHDNQAANFGRDRPGSSRLDKNSFESSTWNDHGRFSGQSRNGSSESRSWREQEPAPSSSGAAAVSDLLDDEPLEGPENVAAIRQYLSERSDYDVSEIEMLEDDKLEELQRRVQQNTEEDKRYLREFEAKQSEPRYQKMQQFRKKLPSYDMAEDILKTVGANQVTVISGETGCGKTTQVAQFILDDFIKQGLGSLCRVVCTQPRRISAISVAQRVAQERADDCGGPDSSVGYQIRLEVKRPRPRGSILFCTTGIVLKWLESDPLLTHASHIILDEIHERDLHSDFLMIIMKEILPKRPDLKLILMSATLNAEQFSQYYGQCPMLNIPGFTFAVEELYLEDVVEMLKYQPPEQTNQPRKKRPRSQEDRQKIEEEKWNYDAWLRNLECSPRTQNALTRMDSDQIDLELIAELVRHIMTTKGDGAILIFLPGWEQISKLYKMLEGDRLFNSRNSILLPLHSLMPTVNQREVFDRPPQGVRKIVIATNIAETSITIDDVVYVIDCGKIKLKNYDAANNVATLQPEWNSLANSRQRRGRAGRVQPGVCYHLYTRYQHEKLEDYQLPEMLRTRLEELCLQIKLLKRGKIEPFVQKAMQPPPMESVLRSIELLHQLNALNLDEELTPLGHHLARMPVDPHTGKMILFGAMFGCLDPILTVAASLSFKDAFVIPMGKERMADLKKKELAQNTCSDHLMLVNAYNGWLAARAKGRDQAYCWDNFLSSSTLWMLTNMRKQFADLLFDLGFISTKSPTDADVNINAGNNKLLRAVLCAGLYPNVGKIPSQRKKGKVKRIWKIFTKNDGRVNIHPKSVNYEEPFPYKWLVYYLKMKTTKVYLYDATAISPYPLLFFGGDITIKNVDGDECVVVDDWIVFKASQKIASLVKDLRHELDKVLQDKVQRPGPTNWAKTSKEGQVMRAILDLLTTEDYGEIEDVQQGMDEQDADDEY, from the exons ATGTTGCAATTATTTCGGCTGCAAACGGCTAAAGTACAGTCTGAATTTTGGTCTTTACAAGCAAAATATGTATTAGCAGGAATAGGAAACTTCTACACGCTTTCTAGAGGGGATTTTG GTCAAATGGACAGATATTCAGGAGGACGAGGTGGTGGAGGTAGATATGAGGAGGGTTCACTGTTTGATTACAAGGACCGCAGAGGACGTGGATCGAGACGAGGGCGAGGAGGAAGAAAGTATGGCAACAAAACAAGAAGACCCCCACTGACACCAGAACAAG AGGAGGAAAGAGCCAAGGAGCGTGAACGTCAGGGCGGCCCACCCAGAGGTCTTCGAGGACGTGATATTGGCATGTGGTATGCCTCAAGAGGCAGAGCAAAGAACAAAGAGAGGGAGCGTTTGGAG AGACCAGAAATCACAATCGGCCGAGACAAGTTAAGAAATCTTTCCAGAATGGTGGATAGTTTCAAAGATGATGATGCTGGCTACAAGCCTAGGCTTAGTCACTCTGCTAGGCCTAGAAATGTGCCAAGTTCTTCTGCGGGATCAAGCCACGATAACCAGGCTGCAAACTTTGGGCGAGATCGACCTGGGTCTTCTCGTCTTGATAAAAACAGTTTCGAATCTTCCACATGGAACGACCACGGTAGATTTTCAGGGCAGTCTAGAAATGGTTCGTCTGAATCTAGATCTTGGCGAGAGCAAGAACCGGCTCCAAGTTCTTCAGGAG CTGCAGCAGTTTCTGATCTTCTTGATGATGAGCCATTAGAAGGGCCTGAAAATGTTGCAGCTATTCGGCAATACTTATCGGAGCGGTCAGATTATGATGTCAGTGAAATTGAGATGCTTGAGGATGACAAAT TAGAGGAGTTACAACGACGGGTGCAACAAAACACGGAAGAAGATAAAAGATACCTGCGAGAGTTCGAAGCAAAACAGTCTGAACCAAGATATCAAAAGATGCAGCAGTTCAGGAAGAAGTTGCCTTCATATGATATGGCTGAG GATATTCTTAAAACGGTTGGTGCCAACCAAGTGACTGTGATCAGTGGTGAGACAGGCTGCGGTAAAACCACTCAAGTTGCCCAGTTTATCTTGGACGACTTCATCAAACAAGGCTTAGGATCACTGTGTCGTGTTGTTTGTACCCAGCCTCGTAGGATCAGTGCGATATCAGTCGCGCAGCGCGTGGCCCAGGAGAGAGCTGACGATTGTGGTGGACCTGACAGCAGTGTTGGTTATCAGATAAGGCTGGAAGT GAAAAGACCAAGACCCCGAGGTTCTATTCTGTTCTGTACGACAGGAATTGTCCTCAAGTGGCTCGAGTCAGACCC TTTGCTGACCCACGCCTCCCACATCATCCTGGATGAGATACATGAACGCGATCTCCACTCTGATTTCCTTATGATAATCATGAAGGAGATACTCCCTAAACGACCGGACCTGAAACTGATTCTGATGAGCGCGACCTTAAATGCAGAGCAGTTCTCTCAATATTATG GTCAATGTCCGATGTTAAACATTCCTGGTTTTACCTTTGCGGTCGAGGAGCTTTACTTGGAGGATGTGGTTGAAATGCTTAA GTACCAACCTCCGGAGCAGACGAACCAGCCGAGGAAGAAGCGACCGAGGAGTCAGGAAGACAGACAGAAGATTGAGGAGGAGAAGTGGAATTATGACGCCTGGCTCAGAAATCTGGA GTGTTCCCCTCGCACACAAAACGCTCTCACTCGCATGGATTCAGATCAGATCGACCTGGAACTAATTGCGGAGTTAGTCCGACACATCATGACAACGAAGGGCGATGGTGCTATTTTAATCTTTCTGCCTGGATGGGAACAGATCTCTAAACTTTACAAAATGTTGGAAGGTGACCGATTGTTCAATTCGAGGAATTCAATCCTTCTGCCGCTACATTCTCTGATGCCGACTGTTAATCAACGGGAGGTGTTTGACCGTCCGCCGCAAGGTGTTCGGAAAATTGTCATAGCAACGAATATTGCAGAAACGAG TATAACTATCGATGATGTGGTTTATGTGATAGACTGTGGAAAGATCAAACTCAAGAACTACGATGCTGCAAATAATGTGGCTACATTACAACCAGAATGGAATAGTTTAGCAAACTCTCGACAGCGTAGAGGAAGGGCTGGCAG GGTGCAGCCAGGGGTATGTTATCATCTCTACACAAGGTACCAGCATGAGAAACTAGAGGATTATCAGCTTCCCGAGATGCTCAGGACTAGGTTAGAGGAGCTCTGTCTACAGATCAAG TTACTGAAACGAGGAAAGATTGAACCGTTTGTCCAGAAAGCCATGCAGCCACCGCCCATGGAGTCTGTGCTTAGATCCATTGAGCTTCTGCACCAGTTG AATGCGTTAAACTTAGATGAGGAGCTGACACCCCTTGGGCACCACCTAGCACGTATGCCGGTCGACCCTCACACGGGAAAGATGATCCTATTTGGTGCCATGTTTGGATGTCTCGATCCGATACTGACCGTCGCTGCCAGTCTTAGCTTCAAAGATGCATTTGTTATTCCAATG GGCAAGGAAAGGATGGCCGACCTGAAGAAGAAGGAATTGGCCCAGAACACCTGTAGCGATCACCTTATGTTGGTCAATGCGTACAATGGATGGTTGGCAGCTAGAGCCAAGGGGAGAGATCAAGCCTATTGCTGGGATAACTTCCTATCATCCAGCACCCTGTGG ATGTTGACAAACATGAGGAAGCAGTTCGCTGATTTGCTCTTTGATCTCGGTTTCATATCGACCAAGTCACCTACAGATGCAGACGTTAACATCAACGCTGGTAACAACAAACTCTTACGAGCCGTGTTGTGTGCTGGGCTGTACCCAAACGTGGGGAAGATACCGTCTCAAAGAAAAAAAGG CAAAGTTAAACGAATTTGGAAAATCTTCACCAAGAACGATGGTCGCGTGAACATTCATCCAAAGTCGGTGAATTATGAAGAACCATTTCCTTATAAGTGGCTTGTATACTATCTCAAGATGAAGACGACTAAG GTGTACTTATACGATGCCACAGCCATCTCGCCGTACCCTCTACTATTTTTCGGTGGTGACATCACGATAAAGAATGTGGATGGCGACGAATGTGTTGTCGTGGACGACTGGATTGTTTTCAAGGCGTCGCAGAAGATTGCTTCTCTAGTCAAG GATTTGCGACATGAACTTGATAAGGTGCTACAAGATAAGGTCCAACGACCTGGCCCAACGAACTGGGCCAAGACGTCCAAAGAGGGCCAGGTAATGCGGGCGATACTAGATCTCCTGACGACTGAGGATTACGGAGAAATCGAAGATGTTCAACAAGGAATGGACGAACAAGACGCAGATGATGAATATTGA
- the LOC135497080 gene encoding ATP-dependent DNA/RNA helicase DHX36-like isoform X1 produces MLQLFRLQTAKVQSEFWSLQAKYVLAGIGNFYTLSRGDFGQMDRYSGGRGGGGRYEEGSLFDYKDRRGRGSRRGRGGRKYGNKTRRPPLTPEQEEERAKERERQGGPPRGLRGRDIGMWYASRGRAKNKERERLERPEITIGRDKLRNLSRMVDSFKDDDAGYKPRLSHSARPRNVPSSSAGSSHDNQAANFGRDRPGSSRLDKNSFESSTWNDHGRFSGQSRNGSSESRSWREQEPAPSSSGAAAVSDLLDDEPLEGPENVAAIRQYLSERSDYDVSEIEMLEDDKLEELQRRVQQNTEEDKRYLREFEAKQSEPRYQKMQQFRKKLPSYDMAEDILKTVGANQVTVISGETGCGKTTQVAQFILDDFIKQGLGSLCRVVCTQPRRISAISVAQRVAQERADDCGGPDSSVGYQIRLEVKRPRPRGSILFCTTGIVLKWLESDPLLTHASHIILDEIHERDLHSDFLMIIMKEILPKRPDLKLILMSATLNAEQFSQYYGQCPMLNIPGFTFAVEELYLEDVVEMLKYQPPEQTNQPRKKRPRSQEDRQKIEEEKWNYDAWLRNLECSPRTQNALTRMDSDQIDLELIAELVRHIMTTKGDGAILIFLPGWEQISKLYKMLEGDRLFNSRNSILLPLHSLMPTVNQREVFDRPPQGVRKIVIATNIAETSITIDDVVYVIDCGKIKLKNYDAANNVATLQPEWNSLANSRQRRGRAGRVQPGVCYHLYTRYQHEKLEDYQLPEMLRTRLEELCLQIKLLKRGKIEPFVQKAMQPPPMESVLRSIELLHQLNALNLDEELTPLGHHLARMPVDPHTGKMILFGAMFGCLDPILTVAASLSFKDAFVIPMGKERMADLKKKELAQNTCSDHLMLVNAYNGWLAARAKGRDQAYCWDNFLSSSTLWMLTNMRKQFADLLFDLGFISTKSPTDADVNINAGNNKLLRAVLCAGLYPNVGKIPSQRKKGSKVKRIWKIFTKNDGRVNIHPKSVNYEEPFPYKWLVYYLKMKTTKVYLYDATAISPYPLLFFGGDITIKNVDGDECVVVDDWIVFKASQKIASLVKDLRHELDKVLQDKVQRPGPTNWAKTSKEGQVMRAILDLLTTEDYGEIEDVQQGMDEQDADDEY; encoded by the exons ATGTTGCAATTATTTCGGCTGCAAACGGCTAAAGTACAGTCTGAATTTTGGTCTTTACAAGCAAAATATGTATTAGCAGGAATAGGAAACTTCTACACGCTTTCTAGAGGGGATTTTG GTCAAATGGACAGATATTCAGGAGGACGAGGTGGTGGAGGTAGATATGAGGAGGGTTCACTGTTTGATTACAAGGACCGCAGAGGACGTGGATCGAGACGAGGGCGAGGAGGAAGAAAGTATGGCAACAAAACAAGAAGACCCCCACTGACACCAGAACAAG AGGAGGAAAGAGCCAAGGAGCGTGAACGTCAGGGCGGCCCACCCAGAGGTCTTCGAGGACGTGATATTGGCATGTGGTATGCCTCAAGAGGCAGAGCAAAGAACAAAGAGAGGGAGCGTTTGGAG AGACCAGAAATCACAATCGGCCGAGACAAGTTAAGAAATCTTTCCAGAATGGTGGATAGTTTCAAAGATGATGATGCTGGCTACAAGCCTAGGCTTAGTCACTCTGCTAGGCCTAGAAATGTGCCAAGTTCTTCTGCGGGATCAAGCCACGATAACCAGGCTGCAAACTTTGGGCGAGATCGACCTGGGTCTTCTCGTCTTGATAAAAACAGTTTCGAATCTTCCACATGGAACGACCACGGTAGATTTTCAGGGCAGTCTAGAAATGGTTCGTCTGAATCTAGATCTTGGCGAGAGCAAGAACCGGCTCCAAGTTCTTCAGGAG CTGCAGCAGTTTCTGATCTTCTTGATGATGAGCCATTAGAAGGGCCTGAAAATGTTGCAGCTATTCGGCAATACTTATCGGAGCGGTCAGATTATGATGTCAGTGAAATTGAGATGCTTGAGGATGACAAAT TAGAGGAGTTACAACGACGGGTGCAACAAAACACGGAAGAAGATAAAAGATACCTGCGAGAGTTCGAAGCAAAACAGTCTGAACCAAGATATCAAAAGATGCAGCAGTTCAGGAAGAAGTTGCCTTCATATGATATGGCTGAG GATATTCTTAAAACGGTTGGTGCCAACCAAGTGACTGTGATCAGTGGTGAGACAGGCTGCGGTAAAACCACTCAAGTTGCCCAGTTTATCTTGGACGACTTCATCAAACAAGGCTTAGGATCACTGTGTCGTGTTGTTTGTACCCAGCCTCGTAGGATCAGTGCGATATCAGTCGCGCAGCGCGTGGCCCAGGAGAGAGCTGACGATTGTGGTGGACCTGACAGCAGTGTTGGTTATCAGATAAGGCTGGAAGT GAAAAGACCAAGACCCCGAGGTTCTATTCTGTTCTGTACGACAGGAATTGTCCTCAAGTGGCTCGAGTCAGACCC TTTGCTGACCCACGCCTCCCACATCATCCTGGATGAGATACATGAACGCGATCTCCACTCTGATTTCCTTATGATAATCATGAAGGAGATACTCCCTAAACGACCGGACCTGAAACTGATTCTGATGAGCGCGACCTTAAATGCAGAGCAGTTCTCTCAATATTATG GTCAATGTCCGATGTTAAACATTCCTGGTTTTACCTTTGCGGTCGAGGAGCTTTACTTGGAGGATGTGGTTGAAATGCTTAA GTACCAACCTCCGGAGCAGACGAACCAGCCGAGGAAGAAGCGACCGAGGAGTCAGGAAGACAGACAGAAGATTGAGGAGGAGAAGTGGAATTATGACGCCTGGCTCAGAAATCTGGA GTGTTCCCCTCGCACACAAAACGCTCTCACTCGCATGGATTCAGATCAGATCGACCTGGAACTAATTGCGGAGTTAGTCCGACACATCATGACAACGAAGGGCGATGGTGCTATTTTAATCTTTCTGCCTGGATGGGAACAGATCTCTAAACTTTACAAAATGTTGGAAGGTGACCGATTGTTCAATTCGAGGAATTCAATCCTTCTGCCGCTACATTCTCTGATGCCGACTGTTAATCAACGGGAGGTGTTTGACCGTCCGCCGCAAGGTGTTCGGAAAATTGTCATAGCAACGAATATTGCAGAAACGAG TATAACTATCGATGATGTGGTTTATGTGATAGACTGTGGAAAGATCAAACTCAAGAACTACGATGCTGCAAATAATGTGGCTACATTACAACCAGAATGGAATAGTTTAGCAAACTCTCGACAGCGTAGAGGAAGGGCTGGCAG GGTGCAGCCAGGGGTATGTTATCATCTCTACACAAGGTACCAGCATGAGAAACTAGAGGATTATCAGCTTCCCGAGATGCTCAGGACTAGGTTAGAGGAGCTCTGTCTACAGATCAAG TTACTGAAACGAGGAAAGATTGAACCGTTTGTCCAGAAAGCCATGCAGCCACCGCCCATGGAGTCTGTGCTTAGATCCATTGAGCTTCTGCACCAGTTG AATGCGTTAAACTTAGATGAGGAGCTGACACCCCTTGGGCACCACCTAGCACGTATGCCGGTCGACCCTCACACGGGAAAGATGATCCTATTTGGTGCCATGTTTGGATGTCTCGATCCGATACTGACCGTCGCTGCCAGTCTTAGCTTCAAAGATGCATTTGTTATTCCAATG GGCAAGGAAAGGATGGCCGACCTGAAGAAGAAGGAATTGGCCCAGAACACCTGTAGCGATCACCTTATGTTGGTCAATGCGTACAATGGATGGTTGGCAGCTAGAGCCAAGGGGAGAGATCAAGCCTATTGCTGGGATAACTTCCTATCATCCAGCACCCTGTGG ATGTTGACAAACATGAGGAAGCAGTTCGCTGATTTGCTCTTTGATCTCGGTTTCATATCGACCAAGTCACCTACAGATGCAGACGTTAACATCAACGCTGGTAACAACAAACTCTTACGAGCCGTGTTGTGTGCTGGGCTGTACCCAAACGTGGGGAAGATACCGTCTCAAAGAAAAAAAGG CAGCAAAGTTAAACGAATTTGGAAAATCTTCACCAAGAACGATGGTCGCGTGAACATTCATCCAAAGTCGGTGAATTATGAAGAACCATTTCCTTATAAGTGGCTTGTATACTATCTCAAGATGAAGACGACTAAG GTGTACTTATACGATGCCACAGCCATCTCGCCGTACCCTCTACTATTTTTCGGTGGTGACATCACGATAAAGAATGTGGATGGCGACGAATGTGTTGTCGTGGACGACTGGATTGTTTTCAAGGCGTCGCAGAAGATTGCTTCTCTAGTCAAG GATTTGCGACATGAACTTGATAAGGTGCTACAAGATAAGGTCCAACGACCTGGCCCAACGAACTGGGCCAAGACGTCCAAAGAGGGCCAGGTAATGCGGGCGATACTAGATCTCCTGACGACTGAGGATTACGGAGAAATCGAAGATGTTCAACAAGGAATGGACGAACAAGACGCAGATGATGAATATTGA